A region from the Neomonachus schauinslandi chromosome 2, ASM220157v2, whole genome shotgun sequence genome encodes:
- the LOC123324080 gene encoding formin-like protein 5 yields the protein MAPGNERLCRAELRDPRRPRHAPAPPLSRGRGKQDALHPKPHARKRLTRLRTSHFVPSTSAEGPWRLLSPPDCSAPSGAAEALLAPPGRPAGPRPRPPPPRPGLPFRPLPPPTEGGSRATAAFTSSSSCGRKVHRAPGPLSGGCAAAPRRAAHKAAPRVPPPPPPPARERRWGWRCRGGAAAAGGDAGRVCAGRGDTAALRLAEEEQPQRRHLRERVRPCPPGTPAARPPTPRAGRLRRPGPGRSSQRRAPGRPCPREPALRAHTSRSRERCESTREQGARLAPSPSSAGRASASLGPEAAAREADSAATRLAPRLAPLGGLDPKGKRGGAPVAGREPGPRGPCEGTQDELSFTLCREDEFMTFGVHPERHGRNWLKDG from the coding sequence ATGGCTCCGGGAAACGAACGCCTTTGCCGGGCCGAGCTTCGGGACCCCAGGCGTCCCCGCCACGCTCCCGCCCCTCCCCTGTCCCGCGGGAGGGGAAAACAAGACGCCCTCCACCCCAAACCCCACGCCAGGAAGCGGCTGACGCGGCTCCGCACTTCACATTTTGTTCCTTCAACTTCAGCGGAGGGACCCTGGCGGCTTCTCTCGCCCCCCGACTGCTCGGCGCCGTCCGGCGCTGCCGAGGCCTTACTGGCACCCCCGGGCCGCCCCGCcgggccccggccccgccccccccccccccgccccggtctcCCCTTccgtcccctccctccaccaaccGAGGGCGGGAGCCGAGCCACCGCCGCCtttacctcctcctcctcatgcGGGCGGAAGGTGCATCGAGCGCCCGGGCCTCTGTCAGGTGGTTGCGCCGCCGCCCCTCGTCGGGCTGCACACAAAGCGGCTCCGCGggtcccgccgccgccgccgccgcccgcccgggAGCGGCGCTGGGGCTGGCGGTGCCGAGGAGGAGCAGCCGCCGCGGGGGGAGACGCGGGGCGAGTGTGCGCTGGGCGGGGAGACACTGCCGCTCTCCGTCTGGCCGAGGAAGAGCAGCCTCAGAGAAGGCACCTCCGGGAGCGTGTGCGCCCGTGTCCGCCCGGGACCCCCGCGGCCCGCCCGCCCACACCTCGCGCGGGCCGGCTCCGCCGACCCGGACCCGGACGCTCCTCGCAGCGGCGCGCGCCCGGCCGTCCGTGCCCCCGGGAGCCGGCTCTTCGCGCACACACCAGCCGGTCACGCGAGCGGTGCGAGAGCACGCGAGAGCAGGGCGCGCGCCTcgctccctccccttcctccgcCGGCCGTGCCTCCGCCTCCCTCGGGCCCGAGGCGGCAGCGCGCGAGGCGGACAGCGCCGCCACCCGGTTGGCGCCAAGACTTGCGCCTCTGGGAGGATTGGACCCAAAGGGCAAGCGAGGAGGGGCCCCTGTGGCGGGAAGAGAACCCGGTCCCAGAGGCCCTTGTGAGGGCACGCAGGACGAACTGAGCTTTACGTTATGCCGCGAAGATGAGTTCATGACTTTTGGGGTTCATCCTGAGAGACATGGACGGAACTGGTTGAAAGACGGTTAA